In a genomic window of Platichthys flesus chromosome 24, fPlaFle2.1, whole genome shotgun sequence:
- the si:ch1073-220m6.1 gene encoding LOW QUALITY PROTEIN: SLAM family member 7 (The sequence of the model RefSeq protein was modified relative to this genomic sequence to represent the inferred CDS: inserted 1 base in 1 codon), translating to MLLLLSCWILSGVMAEVGAGTLYRMRNSSICLNVTKPPPYKEASWFLAGEFIASMINVNPIHKKKVDFNATNLKLCIKDLSDTDSGIYEATIVDDKYKGSTEKHRVIVQDRVPRPVLHTSLLHHNTSSGLCSLAVNCSVRDEWASASCDRLGCRASQRSSPEVISINISTNNWTVVCSAKNQVSSRNQSEDLEAACLNKPAPGPTEDSLPVFAIVLLVVMCVSLFGFIALLAQKVSSGCCHHQRQTLVEEQSQPETRASTSSSSPSEVAYENVDAPQPAEEGGAAPSQEVETVYSVLQAANVTPPPVEAETCGEAPPPLTEGGAGPSEVNTLYSVLQKPKXSEVTAPPTGHMRPSEELKDCVCLTWTFTPHSLQTENTGTSSDLS from the exons atgcttcttcttctcagctGCTGGATTCTTTCAG GAGTCATGGCCGAGGTCGGAGCAGGGACACTTTACAGAATGAGAAACAGCTCAATATGTCTGAACGTTACTAAGCCACCACCGTATAAAGAAGCTTCATGGTTCTTAGCTGGAGAGTTCATTGCCTCTATGATTAATGTAAATCCCATCCATAAAAAGAAAGTGGATTTCAATGCCACGAATCTGAAGTTGTGCATCAAAGACCTGAGTGACACGGACTCTGGAATCTATGAGGCCACGATCGTCGATGACAAATATAAAGGATCGACTGAGAAACACCGAGTCATCGTTCAAG ACCGCGTCCCCCGGCCTGTCCTCCACACGTCCCTCCTGCACCACAACACGTCCTCTGGACTCTGCAGCCTCGCAGTCAACTGCTCCGTCCGGGACGAGTGGGCGTCGGCCTCCTGCGACCGGCTCGGCTGCAGAGCGTCCCAGAGGTCGAGCCCAGAGGTCATCAGCATCAACATCTCCACCAACAACTGGACCGTGGTCTGCAGCGCCAAGAACCAAGTCAGCTCCAGGAACCAGTCTGAGGACCTGGAGGCAGCGT gcctCAACAAACCGGCTCCTGGACCCACAGAGGACTCACTACCTGTGTTTGCTATAGTCTTACtggttgtgatgtgtgtgtctctctttggATTCATTGCTCTTCTGGCTCAGAAGGTGTCTTCAGGATGTTGTCACCATCAG AGACAGACGTTGGTTGAGGAGCAGTCACAGCCGGAGACCAGAGCGTCCACCTCGTCCTCCAGTCCGTCCGAGGTGGCTTATGAAAACGTGGACGCCCCACAGCCCgccgaggaggggggggcggcgCCCAGTCAGGAAGTGGAGACCGTCTACAGCGTCCTACAGGCAGCGAATgtgactcctcctcctgtggAGGCTGAGACGTGTGGAGAAGCTCCACCCCCCCTGACTGAGGGGGGGGCCGGGCCCTCGGAGGTCAACACTTTGTACAGCGTGTTGCAGAAACCCA ACTCTGAAGTCACAGCGCCACCAACAGGTCACATGAGACCatcagaggagctgaaggactgtgtctgtctcacgTGGACGTTCACTCCTCACTCtcttcaaactgaaaacacaggaACGAGCAGCGACCTGAGCTGA
- the LOC133949563 gene encoding Fc receptor-like protein 4 isoform X2, producing the protein MSMARPPEQPPVRQDTSEDTSEDTSEDTSSLWDMKQDTLLARTLFFLSCLSPSAGVLSPACLQLRPDTSQFFMYDRVSLSCEDPTNSSRWTVRRRTSEGGVRPCSSGWGSSGGGSTCSIGNLYPSDSGLYWCESAGGARSSSVNITVTDRSVILESPTLPVSEGVSLSLRCRDRDTLSHVHVSNFFKDDVLIGSSSSGEMSIHSVSRSDEGLYKCSLSGGDESLSSWVSVHASRPASSSCPPAAFNPASVLRLMSHLLVGTPYLLATILLGIIHRDRRRARTPAERRSSNDVIMDVLA; encoded by the exons ATGTCGATGGCCCGGCCCCCCGAGCAGCCGCCTGTCAGACAGGACACCAGTGAGGACACCAGTGAGGACACCAGTGAGGACACCAGTTCTCTGTGGGACATGAAGCAGGACACGCTGCTCGCTCGGACGCTGT TCTTCCTGTCCTGTCTGTCCCCCTCTGCAGGTGTCCTGTCCCCGGCCTGTCTCCAGCTCCGCCCGGACACTTCCCAGTTCTTCATGTACGACCGCGTGTCCCTGAGCTGTGAGGATCCGACCAACTCCAGCAGGTGGACGGTGAGGAGGAGAACCTCGGAGGGGGGGGTGAGGCCCTGCTCCTCCGGGTGGGGCTCCTCCGGGGGGGGCTCCACCTGCAGCATCGGGAACCTCTACCCGTCCGACAGCGGCCTCTACTGGTGCGAGTCTGCAGGCGGCGCGCGGAGCAGCAGCGTCAACATCACCGTCACTG ACCGCTCTGTGATTCTTGAGAGTCCCACGCTCCCGGTGTCGGAGggagtgtctctgtctctccgctgcagagacagagacacgcTGTCCCACGTCCACGTCTCCAACTTCTTCAAAGACGACGTCCTCAtcggcagcagctcctcagggGAGATGAGCATCCACAGTGTTTCTAGATCTGATGAAGGACTCTACAAGTGCAGCCTCTCTGGAGGAGACGAGTCCTTGTCCAGCTGGGTGTCCGTCCACG CTTCACGTCCAGCTTCGTCCTCATGTCCGCCTGCAGCTTTCAATCCAGCGTCTGTCCTCAGGCTGATGTCTCACCTGCTGGTGGGAACACCTTACCTGCTGGCCACCATCTTACTGGGAATCAtacacagagacaggaggagag CTCGGacacctgcagagaggagaagcagcaatgatgtcatcatggaCGTCCTGGCGTAG
- the LOC133949563 gene encoding Fc receptor-like protein 4 isoform X1: MSMARPPEQPPVRQDTSEDTSEDTSEDTSSLWDMKQDTLLARTLFFLSCLSPSAGVLSPACLQLRPDTSQFFMYDRVSLSCEDPTNSSRWTVRRRTSEGGVRPCSSGWGSSGGGSTCSIGNLYPSDSGLYWCESAGGARSSSVNITVTDRSVILESPTLPVSEGVSLSLRCRDRDTLSHVHVSNFFKDDVLIGSSSSGEMSIHSVSRSDEGLYKCSLSGGDESLSSWVSVHASRPASSSCPPAAFNPASVLRLMSHLLVGTPYLLATILLGIIHRDRRRAARTPAERRSSNDVIMDVLA; this comes from the exons ATGTCGATGGCCCGGCCCCCCGAGCAGCCGCCTGTCAGACAGGACACCAGTGAGGACACCAGTGAGGACACCAGTGAGGACACCAGTTCTCTGTGGGACATGAAGCAGGACACGCTGCTCGCTCGGACGCTGT TCTTCCTGTCCTGTCTGTCCCCCTCTGCAGGTGTCCTGTCCCCGGCCTGTCTCCAGCTCCGCCCGGACACTTCCCAGTTCTTCATGTACGACCGCGTGTCCCTGAGCTGTGAGGATCCGACCAACTCCAGCAGGTGGACGGTGAGGAGGAGAACCTCGGAGGGGGGGGTGAGGCCCTGCTCCTCCGGGTGGGGCTCCTCCGGGGGGGGCTCCACCTGCAGCATCGGGAACCTCTACCCGTCCGACAGCGGCCTCTACTGGTGCGAGTCTGCAGGCGGCGCGCGGAGCAGCAGCGTCAACATCACCGTCACTG ACCGCTCTGTGATTCTTGAGAGTCCCACGCTCCCGGTGTCGGAGggagtgtctctgtctctccgctgcagagacagagacacgcTGTCCCACGTCCACGTCTCCAACTTCTTCAAAGACGACGTCCTCAtcggcagcagctcctcagggGAGATGAGCATCCACAGTGTTTCTAGATCTGATGAAGGACTCTACAAGTGCAGCCTCTCTGGAGGAGACGAGTCCTTGTCCAGCTGGGTGTCCGTCCACG CTTCACGTCCAGCTTCGTCCTCATGTCCGCCTGCAGCTTTCAATCCAGCGTCTGTCCTCAGGCTGATGTCTCACCTGCTGGTGGGAACACCTTACCTGCTGGCCACCATCTTACTGGGAATCAtacacagagacaggaggagag CAGCTCGGacacctgcagagaggagaagcagcaatgatgtcatcatggaCGTCCTGGCGTAG
- the LOC133950329 gene encoding endophilin-A1-like, with amino-acid sequence MSVAGLKKQFHKATQKVSEKVGGAEGTKLDDDFKEMEKKVDVTSRAILDIMTKTTEYLQPNPASRAKLSMSNTMSRIRGQERGPGYPQAESVLGDAMLRFGRELGEESCFGLALVDAGESMKELGEVKDALDMEVKQNFIDPLQNLHDKDLREIQHHLKKMEGRRLDFDYKKKRQGKVLDEELKQALEKFDESKEVAEQSMFNLLESDIEQVSQLAALVQAQLEYHSRAAEILQQLSRKMEDRIKEVSGRPRKEYTPKPRLTLELLPPSQGHNGGVHSTKSPRRSPAPMDQPCCRALYDFEPENEGELGFKEGDAITLTNQIDDNWYEGMIHGQSGFFPINYVDILVPLPH; translated from the exons ATGTCTGTCGCAGGCTTGAAGAAGCAGTTTCATAAAGCTACCCAG AAGGTCAGCGAGAAGGTGGGAGGAGCCGAAGGAACCAAGTTAGACGATGACTTCAAAGAAATGGAAAAG AAGGTGGACGTCACCAGCAGAGCGATTCTGGACATCATGACCAAAACCACAGAATACCTCCAACCTAACCCAG cTTCCAGAGCAAAGCTGAGTATGTCCAACACCATGTCCAGGATCCGCGGGCAGGAGAGAGGACCAGGTTACCCGCAGGCGGAGAGCGTCCTGGGCGACGCCATGTTGAGGTTTGGACGGGAGTTAGGAGAGGAGTCCTGCTTCG GCCTGGCGCTGGTGGACGCTGGAGAGTCGATGAAGGAGCTCGGGGAGGTGAAGGACGCTCTGGACATGGAggtcaaacagaacttcatcgACCCACTGCAGAACCTCCACGACAAAGATCTCAGAGAGATTCAG CATCATCTGAAGAAGATGGAGGGCCGCCGGCTTGACTTCGACTACAAGAAGAAGCGTCAGGGGAAAGTTCTGGACGAGGAACTCAAACAGGCGCTGGAGAAATTTGACGAGAGCAAAGAGGTCGCAGAGCAGAGCATGTTCAACCTGTTGGAGAGCGAC ataGAGCAGGTGAGCCAGCTGGCTGCTCTGGTCCAGGCCCAGTTGGAGTATCACAGCCGAGCAGCAGAGATCCTACAGCAGCTCTCCAGGAAGATGGAGGACAG GATCAAAGAAGTGTCCGGTAGACCCAGGAAGGAGTACACACCCAAACCCCGGCTGACCCTGGAGCTACTGCCCCCCAGTCAGGGCCACAACGGGGGGGTCCACTCCACCAAATCCCCCAGAAGGTCCCCAG CGCCCATGGACCAGCCCTGCTGCCGAGCTCTGTACGACTTCGAGCCGGAGAACGAGGGCGAGCTGGGCTTCAAGGAGGGCGACGCCATCACCCTGACCAATCAGATCGACGACAACTGGTACGAAGGCATGATCCACGGCCAGTCGGGCttcttccccatcaactacgtGGACATCCTGGTGCCGCTCCCTCATTAG
- the LOC133950130 gene encoding ATP-sensitive inward rectifier potassium channel 10-like, which produces MTSATPPSSEGSSPQKVCHSQTQTDITKPLLGSPGGAGGAGAAAEDPGAGGPSALRRRRRVLSKDGRSNVRIEHVSGRGALYLRDLWTTFLDMQWRYKFFLFSATFAGTWFVFGVLWYLVALVHGDLLEFDPPSNHTPCVMEVKTLTGAFLFSLESQTTIGYGFRCITEECPAAIVLLIFQLVITMVMEIFITGTFLAKVARPKKRGETVKFSQQAVVSNHEGRPCLMIRVANMRKSLLLGCQVTGKLLQTSLTKEGETVRLDQRNVPFQVDTSSDSPFLIIPLTFYHIIDDSSPLRAWAAKGGGWTDPELADFELLVILSATVEPTSATCQVRTSYLPDEILWGYEFPPVVSLSPSGKYVADFAFFEKVAKTQSPLFTKPALPPGPPGQASRRRGSKEDGTDPEKMRLEEIYRGEERGRERGRPRESSPRSVRISNV; this is translated from the exons ATGACCTCAGCCACTCCCCCTTCCTCAGAGGGCTCCTCCCCCCAGAAGGTATGCCACTCCCAGACGCAGACGGACATCACCAAGCCCCTGCTGGGCTCCCCCGGGGGGGCCGGAGGAGCTGGGGCCGCTGCAGAGGACCCAGGCGCCGGAGGGCCCAGCGCCCTGCGGAGGAGACGCCGTGTCCTCTCCAAAGACGGACGAAGCAACGTGCGCATCGAGCACGTGAGCGGGAGGGGCGCCCTGTACCTCCGCGACCTCTGGACGACCTTCCTCGACATGCAGTGGCGCTACaagttcttcctcttctccgcCACCTTCGCTGGGACCTGGTTCGTGTTCGGAGTGCTCTGGTACCTGGTGGCCCTGGTGCATGGAGACCTGCtgg AGTTCGACCCCCCCTCCAACCACACCCCCTGTGTGATGGAGGTGAAGACCCTGACCGGggctttcctcttctctctggagTCTCAGACCACGATCGGCTACGGGTTCCGGTGCATCACGGAGGAGTGTCCTGCCGCCATCGTCCTGCTCATCTTCCAGCTGGTCATCACCATGGTCATGGAGATCTTCATCACCGGCACCTTCCTCGCCAAG gtggcgcGTCCCAAGAAACGAGGCGAGACGGTGAAGTTCAGTCAACAAGCTGTGGTGTCCAATCACGAGGGACGTCCCTGCCTCATGATCCGAGTGGCCAACATGCGCAAGAGCCTGTTGTTGGGCTGCCAG GTGACGGGGAAGCTGCTCCAGACGTCTCTGACGAAGGAGGGCGAGACGGTTCGGCTGGACCAGCGCAACGTCCCCTTCCAGGTGGACACGTCCAGCGACAGCCCCTTCCTCATCATCCCCCTGACCTTCTACCACATCATCGACGACAGCAGCCCCCTCAGGGCCTGGGCCGCTAAAg GCGGCGGCTGGACCGACCCGGAGCTCGCGGACTTCGAGCTGCTGGTGATCCTGAGCGCCACCGTGGAGCCGACCTCCGCCACCTGCCAGGTGCGGACCTCCTACCTCCCCGACGAGATCCTCTGGGGCTACGAGTTCCCCCCCGTCGTGTCCCTGTCCCCCTCGGGGAAGTACGTGGCTGATTTTGCCTTCTTTGAAAAAGTGGCCAAAACCCAGTCCCCGCTCTTCACCAAGCCGGCCCTGCCGCCGGGCCCGCCGGGCCAGGCGTCCCGACGCCGCGGCAGCAAGGAGGACGGGACGGACCCGGAGAAGATGAGACTGGAGGAGATCtacaggggggaggagaggggccGGGAGAGGGGGAGGCCGAGAGAGAGCAGCCCGCGGAGCGTGAGGATCAGCAACGTGTGA